A single genomic interval of Luteolibacter yonseiensis harbors:
- a CDS encoding SphA family protein → MKSKHLSAILLLSALVSPTAHAVEGALGRPVSGAEINPFAGVIPPAPGLIVGVSELYYKADIGASRTVPIGVNLALDIESEVSFTDVSFTYIWDTHAGPWNFASALSLPITWLEVEADVAVGPETGVRKEDATGLFDLAFVPLFASYHINQTQHLGLSMTVWAPTGKYDSHDLANLSLNNWTFIPTVSYTHLWPEHGLEFSAAWGMQFYTENEDTDYQNGIVSDLEATLIKRLPEGLGIGIIGSWIEQVTDDDGDTADALNGFSGHAFGIGPILTYSKKFGESQLDLNARWVHEFEVEKRVEGDLLALSASWKL, encoded by the coding sequence ATGAAATCGAAACACCTGTCCGCGATCCTTCTTCTGTCAGCACTGGTCTCTCCCACCGCACATGCCGTCGAGGGAGCCCTCGGCCGTCCCGTTTCCGGAGCGGAGATCAATCCGTTCGCAGGTGTCATCCCGCCCGCCCCGGGTCTCATCGTCGGTGTCAGCGAGTTATACTACAAGGCGGACATTGGGGCCAGCCGCACCGTGCCGATCGGCGTGAACCTCGCGCTGGACATCGAGTCCGAGGTGTCCTTCACCGACGTGAGCTTCACCTACATCTGGGACACCCACGCGGGCCCCTGGAATTTCGCCAGCGCGCTCTCGCTGCCGATCACCTGGCTGGAGGTGGAGGCGGACGTCGCCGTCGGCCCGGAAACCGGAGTGCGGAAGGAGGACGCCACCGGTCTGTTCGACCTCGCCTTCGTCCCTCTCTTCGCGAGCTACCACATCAACCAGACGCAACACCTGGGCCTCAGCATGACGGTGTGGGCCCCCACCGGCAAATATGATTCCCATGATCTGGCCAACCTCAGCCTCAACAACTGGACCTTCATCCCCACCGTCTCCTACACCCATCTCTGGCCGGAGCACGGCCTCGAGTTCAGCGCCGCCTGGGGCATGCAGTTCTACACCGAGAACGAGGACACGGACTACCAGAACGGCATCGTCTCGGACCTGGAGGCCACGTTGATCAAGCGCCTGCCGGAAGGACTGGGCATCGGCATCATCGGCAGTTGGATCGAACAGGTCACCGATGACGACGGCGACACCGCCGACGCGCTCAACGGCTTCAGCGGCCATGCCTTCGGTATCGGACCCATCCTCACCTATTCGAAAAAATTCGGCGAAAGCCAGCTCGATCTGAACGCGCGCTGGGTCCACGAGTTCGAGGTGGAGAAACGTGTCGAGGGCGACCTGCTCGCCCTCTCCGCCTCGTGGAAACTCTGA
- a CDS encoding PEP-CTERM sorting domain-containing protein — translation MKSSYAKMIPLGFMMLTATVQSATVLEVAFSIQGGQLTWFAVDNPTLQGSISATGLPTNFAGNALAYDPGSQRLLFVDGETSANHTLYAVSLGGLVLQHGLEVTAPAAVNVGTIGFGVGRELYGGGFYNGSYYTLINGLDSLVKVDFASVGGNIQTSTTINLPGTNTMYLGDLAFDSDGDLWISGFNQDGVGGVNDDRLWHFSTADGSSFTNQGVINPAGTRFNGIFFDVSGQDLYGYRLASNNYGIINQSDGSSTTLYTGPPFNTGGDLSDGFLFDVVPEPSSAVLMMTGFALFAMRRRH, via the coding sequence ATGAAATCAAGCTATGCGAAAATGATCCCTCTGGGATTCATGATGCTGACCGCGACGGTTCAATCCGCCACGGTCCTCGAAGTGGCCTTTTCAATCCAGGGCGGCCAGCTCACCTGGTTCGCCGTGGATAATCCCACGCTCCAGGGATCCATCTCCGCGACCGGACTCCCGACGAACTTCGCCGGGAACGCCCTCGCCTACGATCCCGGGAGCCAGCGTCTCCTTTTCGTCGATGGAGAAACCTCCGCGAACCACACGCTCTATGCCGTCAGTCTCGGGGGACTCGTCCTCCAACACGGCCTTGAAGTGACGGCACCGGCGGCGGTGAACGTGGGCACCATCGGCTTCGGCGTCGGACGGGAACTTTATGGCGGCGGGTTCTACAACGGTTCCTATTATACCTTGATCAACGGACTGGATTCGCTGGTGAAGGTGGATTTCGCCTCCGTCGGCGGAAACATACAGACCAGCACCACCATCAACCTGCCGGGAACCAACACCATGTATCTGGGGGATCTGGCGTTTGACAGCGACGGAGACCTGTGGATCAGCGGTTTCAACCAGGACGGGGTCGGAGGCGTGAACGATGACCGCCTCTGGCACTTCTCCACCGCCGACGGCTCCAGCTTCACCAATCAGGGAGTGATCAATCCGGCGGGCACCCGCTTCAACGGGATCTTCTTCGATGTTTCGGGACAGGACCTCTATGGATACCGCCTTGCTTCCAACAATTACGGAATCATCAACCAGAGCGACGGCAGTTCGACCACCCTCTACACCGGTCCTCCGTTCAATACCGGCGGCGACCTCAGCGATGGTTTCCTGTTCGACGTGGTGCCGGAGCCGTCGTCCGCCGTCCTGATGATGACGGGATTCGCGTTGTTCGCCATGCGGCGACGTCATTGA
- a CDS encoding DUF1254 domain-containing protein, with protein MNKIPICIALLVASSAMVPPGSAAETTPQELTERSIHRRAVEAVIWGIPAVNYERMLQAALDSGAKANQVVYWSQPVNWKNQTLTPNPDTIYLNPFYDTRGGPVVVEIPPADADHVIVGSFDVAWQNALEDIGPAGADKGKGAKYLITPPGYDGKVPEGYIVLPSETYRGFVILRSNFKSRSPADIRAAVDHGKRVRVYPLGGDQDSTVFVDAFDKPFDATIPYDASFFELLDRFVQIEPWLTRDKVMIDSLRTLGIEKGKAFNPSEITKRILTEAVREAREVIGLKYEGGFTPAFYEGTRWSVPVPRETVDGLGSHFANPNEYGLDGRAVMYHMAYFSPKVFGGGQFYLINISDKAGKALDGGRTYRLTVPGDAPVEQYWSASLYDRATHALIKGMSRPSLASNDGAVAKNADGSVDIFFAPVAPAGKESNWVPTDPKGRFEVLFRLYGPKKELFAKEWKLPDIEEVK; from the coding sequence ATGAACAAGATCCCCATTTGCATCGCCCTGCTTGTCGCCTCGTCCGCCATGGTCCCACCCGGATCCGCCGCGGAAACCACGCCTCAGGAACTCACCGAACGGTCCATCCACCGGCGTGCGGTCGAGGCCGTCATCTGGGGCATCCCCGCCGTCAACTACGAGCGCATGCTCCAGGCCGCCCTCGACAGCGGGGCGAAGGCGAACCAGGTGGTGTATTGGTCACAACCGGTGAACTGGAAAAACCAGACGCTGACGCCGAATCCGGACACGATCTACCTGAACCCGTTCTACGACACGCGCGGCGGCCCCGTGGTGGTGGAGATCCCTCCCGCCGATGCCGACCACGTGATCGTCGGCAGTTTCGACGTCGCGTGGCAGAACGCGCTGGAGGACATCGGCCCCGCCGGAGCCGACAAGGGCAAGGGAGCGAAGTACTTGATCACCCCTCCCGGCTATGATGGAAAAGTGCCGGAGGGTTACATCGTGCTGCCATCCGAGACCTACCGGGGATTCGTCATCCTTCGGTCGAATTTCAAGAGCCGTAGTCCGGCCGACATCAGGGCGGCGGTCGACCATGGCAAGCGCGTCCGGGTTTATCCGCTCGGCGGCGATCAGGACTCCACGGTTTTCGTGGATGCCTTCGACAAGCCCTTCGATGCGACGATCCCCTACGACGCCTCCTTTTTCGAACTGCTCGACCGCTTCGTGCAGATCGAGCCGTGGCTCACACGCGACAAGGTGATGATCGACTCGCTGCGCACGCTCGGCATCGAAAAAGGCAAGGCGTTCAACCCTTCGGAAATCACGAAACGCATCCTCACCGAAGCGGTGCGGGAAGCCAGGGAGGTGATCGGGCTGAAGTATGAGGGCGGCTTCACCCCCGCGTTCTACGAAGGAACCCGTTGGTCGGTGCCGGTCCCGAGGGAAACGGTGGACGGCCTGGGCAGCCACTTCGCCAATCCGAACGAGTATGGTCTGGATGGCCGCGCCGTGATGTACCACATGGCCTACTTCAGTCCGAAGGTCTTCGGCGGAGGCCAGTTCTACCTGATCAATATTTCGGACAAGGCGGGCAAGGCGCTCGACGGTGGCAGGACCTACCGCCTCACCGTTCCCGGGGATGCGCCGGTCGAGCAATATTGGTCGGCCTCGCTCTACGACCGTGCGACCCATGCGCTCATCAAGGGGATGTCCCGTCCCAGCCTCGCTTCGAACGATGGCGCGGTGGCGAAAAACGCCGACGGCTCGGTGGACATCTTTTTCGCTCCGGTGGCTCCGGCGGGCAAGGAATCCAACTGGGTGCCGACCGATCCCAAGGGACGGTTCGAAGTCCTCTTCCGCCTCTACGGACCGAAAAAGGAACTGTTCGCGAAGGAATGGAAACTGCCGGACATCGAGGAGGTGAAATGA
- a CDS encoding arylsulfatase, with product MQPASSGPRGLSHALRVARFTVAALVAAAATASAQTGKKPNILVIYGDDIGQTNISAYSRGLMGFTTPNIDRIGNEGGVFVNYYSQQSCTAGRAAFILGQSPFRTGLTKVGMPGAKVGIQKEDPTIAEVLKPLGYATGQFGKNHLGDRDEFLPTNHGFDEFYGNLYHLNAEQEPENEDYPKDPEFKKQFGPRGVLHSFADGKIEDTGPLNIKRMETVDEEFLAAAKDFIDRSHKADKPFFVWFNATRMHVFTHLKPASKGKTGLGIQADGMVEHDGQVGELLKQLDDLKIADNTIVLYSSDNGAMKSMWPDGGASPFRSEKDTNWDGAFRVPALVRWPGHIKPGTNFTELFSAEDWLTTFAAAAGGDPNLRENATKGVKLGDKSFKVHLDGYNQLDYLTGKTEKGARHEFFYFSDDGDLMAMRDDRFKYIFMEQRAIGVDVWIEPMTILRTLQFIDLKSDPYEYSIDASAYYKGWLMDHAYMILPAVSKVSTYLSTYKDFPPRQKPASFSIDQVVEKLEAGIKGK from the coding sequence ATGCAACCGGCGTCGTCCGGCCCGCGCGGACTCTCCCACGCGTTGCGCGTCGCGCGCTTCACCGTGGCCGCCCTGGTCGCGGCCGCCGCCACGGCTTCCGCCCAGACGGGCAAGAAGCCGAACATCCTCGTCATCTACGGTGACGACATCGGCCAGACGAACATCAGCGCGTATTCGCGCGGGCTGATGGGTTTCACCACTCCCAACATCGACCGCATCGGCAACGAGGGCGGCGTGTTTGTGAACTACTACAGCCAGCAGAGCTGCACCGCCGGTCGCGCGGCGTTCATCCTCGGCCAGAGTCCTTTCCGGACCGGGCTGACGAAAGTCGGCATGCCGGGGGCGAAGGTCGGTATCCAAAAGGAAGATCCGACGATTGCCGAGGTTCTCAAGCCGCTCGGCTACGCGACCGGGCAGTTCGGCAAGAACCACCTCGGGGATCGCGACGAGTTCCTGCCGACCAATCACGGCTTCGATGAGTTCTACGGCAACCTCTATCACCTCAATGCCGAGCAGGAACCGGAGAACGAGGACTACCCGAAGGATCCCGAATTCAAGAAACAATTCGGCCCGCGTGGCGTGCTCCATAGCTTCGCCGACGGCAAGATCGAGGACACGGGTCCGCTCAACATCAAGCGGATGGAAACGGTGGACGAGGAATTCCTAGCCGCCGCGAAGGATTTCATCGATCGCAGCCACAAGGCCGACAAGCCGTTCTTCGTTTGGTTCAATGCGACGCGCATGCACGTCTTCACCCACCTCAAGCCCGCATCGAAGGGCAAGACCGGACTGGGCATCCAGGCGGATGGCATGGTGGAGCACGACGGCCAGGTGGGAGAACTGCTCAAGCAGCTCGACGACCTGAAAATCGCCGACAACACCATCGTCCTCTACAGCTCGGACAACGGCGCCATGAAGAGCATGTGGCCGGATGGCGGCGCGTCACCGTTCCGCTCGGAGAAGGATACCAACTGGGACGGAGCTTTCCGAGTTCCCGCGCTCGTCCGCTGGCCCGGCCATATCAAGCCGGGGACCAATTTCACCGAACTTTTCTCGGCGGAAGACTGGCTGACCACCTTCGCCGCCGCCGCGGGTGGTGATCCGAACCTGCGCGAGAACGCGACAAAGGGCGTGAAGCTGGGGGACAAGTCCTTCAAGGTTCATCTGGATGGCTACAACCAGCTCGATTACCTCACCGGGAAAACCGAAAAAGGAGCGCGTCACGAGTTTTTCTACTTCAGCGACGACGGAGACCTGATGGCGATGCGCGACGACCGCTTCAAATATATCTTCATGGAACAGCGCGCCATCGGCGTGGATGTCTGGATCGAACCCATGACCATCCTGCGCACCCTGCAGTTCATCGACCTCAAGAGCGATCCCTATGAATACTCCATCGACGCGTCCGCATATTACAAGGGCTGGCTGATGGACCACGCCTACATGATCCTGCCCGCCGTATCCAAGGTCTCGACCTACCTCTCGACTTACAAGGACTTTCCGCCGCGTCAGAAACCGGCGTCGTTCTCCATCGACCAGGTGGTCGAAAAACTCGAAGCCGGCATCAAGGGCAAGTAG
- a CDS encoding haloacid dehalogenase-like hydrolase: protein MFPLLVATVLAAEDPLPSWKDTAPKKAIIAFVHKVTDEGSPDFVPQPERIATFDNDGTLWAEQPVYFQAFFIFDRVKALAADHPEWKEKEPFASVLKGDMKGVAAAGEKGAMELLAATHTGMTTEEFSKSVTDWIGTAKHPKTGRPYTEMVYQPMLELTAYLRAKGFKTFIVSGGGIEFMRPWTEKVYGIPPEQVVGSSGRLRFEMRGDKPALFELPEVNLIDDKEGKPVGIQTHIGRRPIAAFGNSDGDLQMLQWTMAGDGPRFALLVHHTDAEREWAYDRTSHIGKLDKALDEATAKGWTVVDMKADWSAIFPPAK, encoded by the coding sequence ATGTTTCCACTGCTGGTCGCCACGGTCCTCGCGGCGGAAGACCCCCTGCCTTCCTGGAAAGACACCGCGCCGAAAAAAGCCATCATCGCCTTTGTCCACAAGGTGACCGATGAAGGTTCGCCGGATTTCGTCCCGCAGCCGGAGCGCATCGCCACCTTTGACAACGACGGCACGCTGTGGGCGGAGCAGCCGGTGTATTTCCAGGCGTTTTTCATTTTCGACCGGGTCAAGGCCCTGGCGGCGGACCACCCCGAATGGAAGGAGAAGGAACCCTTCGCCTCCGTGTTGAAGGGAGACATGAAAGGCGTCGCGGCGGCAGGTGAGAAAGGCGCCATGGAACTTCTCGCGGCGACCCACACCGGCATGACGACGGAGGAGTTTTCCAAATCCGTCACGGATTGGATCGGCACAGCGAAGCACCCGAAGACCGGCCGCCCCTACACCGAAATGGTCTATCAGCCGATGCTGGAACTGACGGCCTACCTGCGTGCGAAGGGCTTCAAGACCTTCATCGTTTCCGGCGGCGGCATCGAGTTCATGCGTCCCTGGACGGAGAAGGTGTATGGCATCCCGCCGGAGCAGGTGGTCGGCAGCAGCGGCAGGCTCAGGTTCGAGATGCGTGGGGACAAGCCCGCCCTGTTCGAGCTTCCCGAGGTGAACCTCATCGATGACAAGGAGGGCAAGCCCGTCGGCATCCAGACCCATATCGGCCGCCGTCCCATCGCCGCGTTCGGGAATTCCGACGGTGATCTCCAGATGCTCCAGTGGACCATGGCGGGCGACGGGCCGCGCTTCGCGCTGCTGGTCCACCATACCGACGCCGAACGCGAGTGGGCCTACGACCGGACCTCCCACATCGGCAAGCTCGACAAGGCGCTCGACGAGGCAACCGCCAAGGGCTGGACCGTGGTCGACATGAAGGCCGACTGGTCCGCCATTTTCCCGCCTGCGAAATGA
- a CDS encoding transporter, with protein MKPPLRLLLGLAAVPFPLCAETHPEAQGGGGSMAEIAKKLNNPVASLINVPFQSNFDFGGGPDDDGYQYKLNFEPVIPIRLNDDWKIISRTIIPFIDQQDRIGNDTQTGLGDVAASFFVSPLHEPPGAPVWGLGPIIMLPTATDDLLGTEKWCAGPTFLVLKQEHGWTYGMLGSHAWSFAGEDDRGYVSLTSLQPFLSHTTPAHTTYGVNLESTYDWNAEEWTVPINLQISQLVKFGQLPVNFQLGGRWYADKPSGGPDWGLRFTATFVIPE; from the coding sequence ATGAAACCACCCCTCCGCCTGCTGCTCGGCCTCGCCGCCGTTCCGTTTCCGCTTTGCGCCGAGACCCACCCGGAAGCACAGGGAGGGGGCGGCTCGATGGCGGAGATCGCGAAGAAGCTCAACAACCCGGTCGCCTCCCTCATCAACGTCCCCTTCCAGAGCAATTTCGATTTCGGGGGAGGACCCGATGATGATGGATACCAATACAAGCTGAACTTCGAGCCGGTGATCCCCATCCGCCTCAATGACGATTGGAAGATCATCTCCCGCACCATCATCCCCTTCATCGACCAGCAGGACCGCATCGGCAACGACACACAGACCGGTCTCGGCGACGTCGCCGCCAGTTTCTTCGTCTCTCCGCTGCACGAGCCTCCGGGCGCGCCGGTCTGGGGTCTGGGGCCGATCATCATGCTGCCCACCGCCACGGATGATCTCCTGGGAACGGAAAAGTGGTGCGCCGGGCCGACCTTCCTGGTGTTGAAACAGGAACACGGGTGGACCTATGGAATGCTTGGCAGCCATGCGTGGTCCTTCGCCGGTGAGGATGATCGCGGCTATGTCAGCCTCACCTCGCTCCAGCCCTTCCTGAGCCACACCACCCCCGCGCACACGACCTATGGGGTGAATCTCGAATCCACCTACGACTGGAACGCGGAGGAATGGACCGTGCCGATCAACCTCCAGATTTCACAACTCGTGAAATTCGGACAACTGCCGGTGAACTTCCAGCTCGGAGGCCGCTGGTACGCGGACAAGCCCTCCGGCGGTCCGGACTGGGGCCTCCGCTTCACCGCCACCTTCGTGATCCCCGAATAG